CTTCGCGTCCTCCAGGCGGACGTTGTTCTGGTGCCACTGAACCGATTTGCCTTCGAGATAATCCGCGATCTTTCGCACCATATCCGCCTGAACGATCGAACGATTCAAATCCACGTTCGTGGCGTCGACCGCCCACTTGCCCAGAGCCATGTAGAAGTTGAACACGTTCTCCGAATTCTGCCGGTCACGATCCGCGTGGTAGATGTCCCGCTGCACCTTGGCGATATGCTCGTCCACCTGCCGAATCTCCTCGCGAACGTCCTGCCGCACCGCGTGCTCGCGATACCGAACCGACAGCACGGTGGCCGTCCCCGAGCCCTGGGCGAACAGGCTCTCCGGCACGATCCGCACCGGCAGACCAGTGACCACAAACTCGTTGTAGCCCGGCTGCAACTCAAGCTCGATCGTCCGCGTGACCAGCGTCTGCCCGCGATACACCGTCACCTCGGTCACCTGGCCCTGGAGACTCGGTACGTCGGCCGCGTCCTGCGCCTGCGCCATCGCGGGAATCCCCAACACCAGAAAGATCACAACCGCCTGCTGCAACACCGAACCGGTCATGGTCGACTCCTTTCCGAAGCGGATGATACTTGACGCCCTCGCCACGCCTTCCATCATGCTGCGCCGCCGCTTGCGGCCAAAGTAAAATGGGTGTAAAATCACCGCTGCGGAATTTACATAGGTTTTACGAAGCGCAGCGGTCCGCCTATCCTATAATGAACACGGTGGCGCGTATGGAGCCGAAAACGACAATCCTGGTGGTCGAGGACGAACCGAAGATCCGCATCGGGCTTCGCGACTTTCTGGAGTTCCACGGATTCGACGTGGCTGAGGCGGTCGACGGCCTTGAAGCTCGACGGGCGACCGCCGAACGCCGCTTCGACCTGATCCTGCTCGACCTGATGCTGCCCAAGGTCAGCGGCGAGGAACTTTGTGCCGCCTGGCGGCGCGAGGGCCTCGTCACGCCCATCGTCATGGTCACCGCCAAGGGCCAACCAAAAGAACGCATCGACGGCCTCGACCTCGGCGCCGACGACTACGTCACCAAGCCCTTCTCCCTCGAAGAACTCCTGGCCCGGATCCGGGCCATCCTGCGGCGGGTCGATCCGTCGCGAACCGTCGGCCGCCGATTCCAATTCGGCGACCTCGAGGTGGACGCCGCCGACCTCAAGGCCTGGCGCGACGGCCAACCGATCGAACTCAGCGCCCGCGAAACCAAAATCATCCAGTATTTCACCGCCAATCCACACCGGGTCATCAGCCGGCCCGAACTCTACGAAAAGGTCTGGG
Above is a genomic segment from Phycisphaerae bacterium containing:
- a CDS encoding response regulator transcription factor — its product is MEPKTTILVVEDEPKIRIGLRDFLEFHGFDVAEAVDGLEARRATAERRFDLILLDLMLPKVSGEELCAAWRREGLVTPIVMVTAKGQPKERIDGLDLGADDYVTKPFSLEELLARIRAILRRVDPSRTVGRRFQFGDLEVDAADLKAWRDGQPIELSARETKIIQYFTANPHRVISRPELYEKVWGEPYSDLGTRTTDMHIAKLRGKIERDPAHPEIIQTVRGAGYRYGG